From Apis mellifera strain DH4 linkage group LG5, Amel_HAv3.1, whole genome shotgun sequence, the proteins below share one genomic window:
- the LOC727246 gene encoding protein spire isoform X5, which translates to MMIFKALDFGLDEQEERPLSPDLEALITLMTSADQEIEEEMEERPQETDDEGIERDSSIADIDEFLSQKSNDIYKEKSIYSLKNVMQLCTRHMQTSIESAEVHYKAVIRAFVAEALELSQFLDTIEADKLQASQKEVVNSDNNKQISMSVQNLDTLDFIDWTDIRIWRAIQARFWVQVIQELRKGVKLKKVEANLGSKSTTRGRGKGAEFELTPYEILMDDIRKRRYHLRKTPSPTPNLKKDAHAVILEFIRSRPPLKKASERQLPPLQKEWTLRELLMESIKKPPNLRSSRNRYIPKIERTSPQNDYIQNAADIKDNGSPTIPKPPRRELDSSNSTTSRRKVIPVDFDLKLDAEEDDDEDYNDEFTVTRFEEEDEGSNYWQLKEDYTFADRTNIRSRYKDHRFDDEADSANPWRRTGGLRLTRNEYHRFCDTQLESYDLATQCPSRRASARKHAAKRTIALTALTGTTSLPHSRPQSRQYTGPTELLLNQSPSPNISVNPSPSVSPQPRTRQPRRSQTIAEDTKDSEDQNEDCQDDKRQKPTLGDMFLDERLSLTLEEIVHIRSVLTKAELESLPVEGRVKEDVEKRRVCFLCLKTRFGLLGPWGQRCRLCERTVCVKCYSKMRIPTEHFAHVPVVLLSPGLLLSPSSSEPDTSKSSWLRSNGAAGSAPASPASRRKDSSLKSVTPSSTPTTTPVLILTPTSTPPSHARRETEIQDKRLPANVPSPKAFSSFTSQNSEQRLAAERLRGVSMVVCHDCRIMVIQIIKSSRTTRATIRNNVISRLTLNLSPAYV; encoded by the exons ATGATGATATTCAAAGCACTTGATTTCGGCCTAGATGAACAAGAAGAAAGGCCTTTATCACCAGATTTGGAAGCTCTTATAACATTAATGACAAGTGCAGATCAAG aaattgaagaagaaatggaagaacGGCCACAGGAAACGGATGATGAAGGCATAGAGAGAGATTCAAGTATTGCTGACatagatgaatttttatcacaaaagAGTAATGATatctataaagaaaaatcaatatattcctTGAAAAATGTAATGCAA ttATGTACCAGGCATATGCAAACTTCTATTGAATCTGCTGAAGTTCATTATAAAGCTGTAATACGAGCATTTGTAGCAGAAGCTCTGGAATTATCACAATTTTTGGATACAATAGAAGCTGATAAACTACAAGCTAGTCAGAAGGAAGTTGTCAACAGTGATAATAATAAGCAAATCTCCATGTCTGTTCAGAATCTTGATACattagattttattgattGG ACTGACATTAGGATTTGGAGGGCTATACAA gcAAGATTTTGGGTACAAGTTATacaagaattaagaaaaggtGTGAAGCTAAAAAAGGTAGAAGCCAATTTGGGTTCAAAAAGCACAACCCGTGGGCGTGGAAAGGGAGCAGAATTTGAATTAACACcttatgaaattttgatgGATGATATTCGGAAAAGAAGATATCATCTGAGGAAGACTCCATCACCAACTCCGAATTTGAAGAAAGATGCTCATGCTGTTATTCTTGAATTTATTCGGAGTAGACCACCTTTAAAGAAG gCATCAGAAAGACAGCTTCCACCCCTTCAAAAGGAATGGACTCTTCGAGAATTACTTATGGAAAGTATAAAGAAACCACCAAATTTAAGGTCTTCACGCAATAGATACATTCCTAAGATTGAAAGAACATCTCCTCAAAATG attatatccAAAATGCTGCTGATATTAAGGATAATGGATCACCTACTATACCAAAACCTCCACGAAGGGAATTGGATAGTTCCAATTCTACAACAAGTAGAAGAAAAGTAATTCCTGtagattttgatttaaag ctcGACGCTGAGGAAGATGACGATGAAGATTACAATGATGAATTCACGGTGACaagattcgaagaagaagatgaaggaTCAAATTATTGGcaattaaaagaagattataCATTTGCAGATAGAACTAATATACGTAGTAGATATAAAGATCACAGATTTGATGACGAAGCAGACTCTGCGAATCCTTGGCGAAGAACTGGTGGATTACGCTTGACGAGGAACGAATATCATCGATTTTGTGATACACAACTTGaat cttATGATCTTGCAACGCAGTGTCCATCTAGAAGAGCATCGGCTCGAAAACACGCAGCTAAACGTACTATAGCACTTACAGCATTAACTGGTACTACTTCTCTTCCTCATTCGAGACCACAAAGTCGTCAGTACACAGGTCCAAcagaattgttattaaatcaaaGTCCGAGTCCTAATATTAGTGTGAATCCTAGTCCAAGTGTAAGTCCTCAGCCAAGAACAAGACAACCGCGACGATCACAAACTATTGCTGAAGATACAAAAGATAGCGAAGATCAAAACGAAGATTGTCAAGATGATAAAAGACAG AAACCTACATTAGGTGACATGTTCTTAGATGAAAGACTTTCTCTGACTCTAGAAGAAATTGTACATATACGGAGTGTATTAACTAAAGCAGAATTGGAATCTCTGCCTGTAGAAGGGCGTGTAAAAGAAGATGTAGAGAAGAGACGCGtttgttttctttgtttaaaaacTAGATTCGGATTGTTAGGACCTTGGGGACAACGTTGTCGTTTGTGTGAAAGGACTGTATGTGTGAAATGTTATTCCAAa ATGCGAATTCCAACAGAACACTTCGCCCATGTCCCGGTAGTATTACTATCTCCCggtcttcttctttctccatcATCTTCAGAACCAGATACTAGCAAGAGTTCTTGGCTTAGAAGCAACGGAGCAGCTGGATCTGCACCGGCATCACCAGCCTCTAGACGCAAGGATTCATCGTTAAAAAGTGTAACACCTTCATCCACGCCTACTACGACACCAGTTTTGATACTTACACCAACTTCTACACCGCCTTCTCATGCTCGTCGTGAAACAGAGATTCAAGATAAAAG attgccAGCCAATGTACCATCACCGAAGGCATTCTCCAGTTTCACAAGTCAAAACTCGGAACAACGATTGGCCGCAGAGAGATTGCGAGGTGTTTCTATGGTTGTTTGTCATGATTGCCGTATTATGgtgatacaaataattaaaagttctaGAACAACACGAGCTACGATACGTAACAATGTTATTTCACGACTCACTTTAAACTTATCTCCAGCCTATGTTTGA